The following is a genomic window from Pedobacter sp. KBS0701.
TCAACGTGTGTGGTTGCCGCTTTGCCATCCAATAATCCCGACGCAGCCAGTAAAAATGCACCAGTACAAAAAGTTGCGATTTCTGCCCCTGCGTAATGCAGTTTGTTCAACCATGGGATATAACTTTTATTGGCTGAAATACATTCCTTAATATCGTTGGTGGCAAAAGATGGGATCAAAATAAGATCAACATCGTTTGCTTTTTGCAAAGGGATACAGGGATGTTCGCTAAAGTTATAATCTTTATTATCCAGGGTAATTAAACTGATATTAAAAGGCTTTTCAAGTTTATCTTTTGTATAGAAACTATTTACAGTATCAAATACATCTAAAATAGCTGCTACGTTTAATAATCTGAAGTTTTGGGGCATTAAAACACCTACTTGTATCATTTGGTTAAAAATTTAGGTATCGTAAATATATAAAAATTGTCTGAAATGCCCCTTAAGATTGACTTTTACGGCAAGGGTAGGCATCGATATTAAGCCATAACTTTATTCTTATACTAACCACCTGATAAAATAATATGAAAAGTAAACCAACCAGTGGCAGAATGTACGGTATAATTGTATTGTACGAAATGCAAACAGATTTTTTATTGAGGGCTTTAGATGGGATAGACCAAAAAGATGCGCAAAAAAGATTGGATACCAAAGCCAACCACATTGCATGGATTACCGGAAGTATGGTGCAGGGGCGGTATTTTCTGGCTAAATCATTCGATGTTGATCTTCCATCCATCACCGACGAACTTTTTGCCAATAACAAGGGCATTATTGATGATGTAATTTATCCAGCGCTTGCCGATTTTATAAAAGATTGGAAAAACATTTCTCCAAAACTTCAGGAGGCCTTAACCCAGGCTACCGATGAAAAACTGGAAGAAAAACTCAATATACCCGGAATGGAAATTACCCTTTTCGAAATGATCAGTTTCAGCACTTACCGGGATGCGAACTGTATCGGACAAATTGCCCTGTGGCGTAGGTTATTGGGTTATCCAGGAATGAATTATATGTAAATTATGGAAAAAGTAATTAATGAAGCGAATGAAACCTTATTGGCATTGGAAAACGCTTTCTCAAAATTTGATGCCGCATTGGTGAATAAGGTGCCTTTTGAAGGCAGCTGGACCGCAGGGCAATTGGCTGAACACCTGGTTTTGTCGAATTCGGGCTTTCTACAGGTTATCAATGGTCCTGTTATCGAGACAGATAAACCAGCTGATTTAATGGTAGGGGCCATTAAAAAAGATTTTTTGAATTTCGATGTGAAGTACGATTCGCCTAAAGAAATTTACCCTGAAGACAGGAACTATAACCCGGCGGAATTATTGGATAATTTAAAGCAGATCAGGATGGGGATATCAGAAGCGGCGGGAAACTTGGATTTAACTAAAACCTGTAGTTCTTATGAGCTGCCCGGTTATGGTTTTCTTACCCGTTTGGAAGCTGTTTATTTTGTGATATATCATACCCAGCGACATATCCACCAATTAAAAAATATTTACAGTGGCTTAAATCCCAATTGATTTTAACTAAATTTATGAGAAACAACAGGCTTGATTTACTCAATCCATACATTGGTAAATGGAAAACAGAAGGGTTAACCCAATCGGGAGAGGTAATTACCGGAACCGATACTTACGAATGGATTGAGGGTGGTTTCTTTTTAATGCACAAAATAGATGTAACGTTTAATAAGAAAAAGATACAATCTTTAGAAATTATTCATTATGATGATATGGAGGATGTTTTCAGGTCGCAATCTTTCGATAATGCAGGGAAAATTGCCATCTCTACACTTAAAATTTATGATGATATCATTTTAATATTTGCAGATACTGAAAGATTTAAAGGGAATTTTAAGGGCAATACCATCGAAGGGTTATGGGAACAGTTTAATGGTAACTGCTGGGAGCCCTGGATGGATATTAAGTTGACGAAAATAAAACATTAACTGAATTTGTCATGCTGAATACAATGAAGAATCTTGAATAAAGTTGCAAGGAGATCGTTAAATAAGGAAAAGATTCTTCGCTGCGCTCAGAATGACAGTCATAAAATACCCTTCGAGACAGTCTTGAATATCCTTCGACTCTGCTCAGGGTGACAAACCGCACTTTAAATACCTCAATAAACAAACAATTAAACCAACCCGAAAGGGATAAACAACAAAACAATGGCAACACTTAACACGTATTTAAATTTTAACGGAAACACTGAAGAAGCATTCAATTTTTACAAGTCAGTTTTTGGTGGCGAATTTTTGGTAGTGCAGCGCTATAAAGATTCTCCCGGCTGCGAGGGTATGGCCATTGGCGATCAGGAAAAATTGATGCACATTGCTTTACCCATTGGCGGTAATATTTTAATGGGAACCGATATTACTCATCCGATGCCGCCAGCAACATTCGGGACAGGTATTTCACTATCGGTTGACGCGACTAGTGAAGACGAAGCCAAACGTTTATTTGATAACCTTTCTGCAGGCGGTACCGTTACCATGGCCTTAGAAAAAACATTCTGGAATGCACTTTTTGGTATGGCTACCGATAAATTCGGCATCCAATGGATGGTGAATTATGATTATAAGTAGGTGGGAAGTTCAAAGTCCGTAGTCATGAGTCTTAGTCCAAAATTGCCAATAGAATAATGATCAATTACCAATCATTAATGATCAATAACCAATGATTGATCTACCATGAGCTATCAACTATAAATAATTAGAACATTAAGAAGTTAAGGATATTAAGGTTTTAGTAATTATTATAAGTTATGTGGCTATCCACCATGGATTATCTAACTATTAACCAAACAGGCGTTTTAAAGTTCTGCGTTTATTATCAATTAACCAACGGCCAATTGAACTAATCAATCAATTTTATTATTTTTAAAATACAAACTAAAACTTAACCACTATGAAAATTGCAGTAATTGTTGTACGCGTGCTTCTAGCCGCCATGTATCTTTTTGCTTCTGTAAGTTTTTTCCTTCATTTAATGCCTAAGGAGGCACCAGTAATGTCGGCTGCTCAAAACACATTTATGTCGGGTGTAATGGCATCTGTTTATTTAATGCCCTTAATTAAAGTTACAGAGTTGATAGGTGGGATACTTTTGCTTATTAACCGTACAGCACCTTTGGCTGCACTGGTAATTTTTCCGGTTACACTCAATATTTTCCTGTATCATGCATTTTTAGGTCCGAAAGATTTACCTATGGTTGGTGTGATGCTTATATTTAATTTATTCCTTTTTTATGCTTATCGTGCTAAGTACCTGCCAATCCTTTCAAAGTAAATTTTACCATTTATAAAACTTTCTCATACTTTTTCCCTTTATTTAGTGTTTCGATATAAGGTGTAATTCATTATCTTTAAAAACTAACTAGAAATAAAAAATATGAGAAAGCTACCATTTTTAATGCTGCTCTTTATAGCGGTATCATTTTCTGCCTTTGCACAGAACAAAGATGCTATTGTTGGCAAATGGCTTAATCCATCAGGAGAAGGACAGATTGAAATTTATAAAAAAGGCGAAAAGTTTTATGGAAAACTGGCCTGGATAAAAGAGCCTAACATTAACGGAAAACCTAAATTAGATGTTAAAAACCCTGATGAAAAGCTACAGAAACGTGCTTTGTTAAATCTGGAAATACTGAAAGATTTTAAATATGATGATGGGAAATGGACCGATGGAACAATTTACGATCCAAAAAGCGGTAAAACCTATAGTTGCAACATGACTTTAAAAAGTGCTGATGTATTAAATATCCGCGGATATGTAGGTATTTCACTTTTGGGAAGATCAGAAACTTTTAGACGGGTTAAATAACAACAGATGAAGAAAATTTTATGGTGCCTTTTATTGGCACCTTTTTTTTGCGCCGCGCAGTCGTATTCTATTAAACCTTTAAATGAAAGTACTAAAACCAGTTTGCGTGGTTTAAGCGTGGTATCCGATCGGGTTACCTGGGTAAGCGGTAGTAACGGTTCAATCGGTAAAACCATTGATGGCGGCAAAACCTGGACCTGGGTAAAACCCAAAGGTTATGAAAAAATCGATTTCAGGGATATCGAAGCTTTTGATGACAAACAGGCCGTTATTGTTGGGATCGCCTCGCCCGCTTATATCTTAAAAACTACAGATGGGGGTGAAACCTGGACAGAAAATTATAAAAATGCAGATTCGGCTATATTTTTAGATGGCGTTAGTTTCTGGGATAAAAACAGCGGCATCATCTTCGGCGACCCGATTAATGATAAATTACAATTGCTTAAAACCACCAATGCAGGTAAAACCTGGCAGGATATCTCTTCAAATCTGAAAACCAATTTAACCAAAGGCGAAGCCA
Proteins encoded in this region:
- a CDS encoding DinB family protein → MKSKPTSGRMYGIIVLYEMQTDFLLRALDGIDQKDAQKRLDTKANHIAWITGSMVQGRYFLAKSFDVDLPSITDELFANNKGIIDDVIYPALADFIKDWKNISPKLQEALTQATDEKLEEKLNIPGMEITLFEMISFSTYRDANCIGQIALWRRLLGYPGMNYM
- a CDS encoding DinB family protein; the protein is MEKVINEANETLLALENAFSKFDAALVNKVPFEGSWTAGQLAEHLVLSNSGFLQVINGPVIETDKPADLMVGAIKKDFLNFDVKYDSPKEIYPEDRNYNPAELLDNLKQIRMGISEAAGNLDLTKTCSSYELPGYGFLTRLEAVYFVIYHTQRHIHQLKNIYSGLNPN
- a CDS encoding DUF1579 domain-containing protein — encoded protein: MRNNRLDLLNPYIGKWKTEGLTQSGEVITGTDTYEWIEGGFFLMHKIDVTFNKKKIQSLEIIHYDDMEDVFRSQSFDNAGKIAISTLKIYDDIILIFADTERFKGNFKGNTIEGLWEQFNGNCWEPWMDIKLTKIKH
- a CDS encoding VOC family protein, which translates into the protein MATLNTYLNFNGNTEEAFNFYKSVFGGEFLVVQRYKDSPGCEGMAIGDQEKLMHIALPIGGNILMGTDITHPMPPATFGTGISLSVDATSEDEAKRLFDNLSAGGTVTMALEKTFWNALFGMATDKFGIQWMVNYDYK
- a CDS encoding DoxX family membrane protein — protein: MKIAVIVVRVLLAAMYLFASVSFFLHLMPKEAPVMSAAQNTFMSGVMASVYLMPLIKVTELIGGILLLINRTAPLAALVIFPVTLNIFLYHAFLGPKDLPMVGVMLIFNLFLFYAYRAKYLPILSK
- a CDS encoding DUF2147 domain-containing protein — protein: MRKLPFLMLLFIAVSFSAFAQNKDAIVGKWLNPSGEGQIEIYKKGEKFYGKLAWIKEPNINGKPKLDVKNPDEKLQKRALLNLEILKDFKYDDGKWTDGTIYDPKSGKTYSCNMTLKSADVLNIRGYVGISLLGRSETFRRVK
- a CDS encoding YCF48-related protein; its protein translation is MKKILWCLLLAPFFCAAQSYSIKPLNESTKTSLRGLSVVSDRVTWVSGSNGSIGKTIDGGKTWTWVKPKGYEKIDFRDIEAFDDKQAVIVGIASPAYILKTTDGGETWTENYKNADSAIFLDGVSFWDKNSGIIFGDPINDKLQLLKTTNAGKTWQDISSNLKTNLTKGEASFAASGTTIKTLAGGKTWIATGGTVSNIYFSPDYGQTWQVFKCPILQGENSTGPFSIDFLNEKTGITVGGNYLKDKENSNNVLLTHDGGKNWQKPNIPVWGFRSAVAYITAKTLVATGTSGTDISTDGGQNWKHISDKSFNAVQKAKKGRVVVLAGDKGAIYQLNAD